Proteins encoded in a region of the Takifugu flavidus isolate HTHZ2018 chromosome 8, ASM371156v2, whole genome shotgun sequence genome:
- the nup210 gene encoding nuclear pore membrane glycoprotein 210 isoform X1 yields MAASKLLVLLLLISGLGVEGSSKLNIPKVLLPLARSTKINFTLETTEGCYRWSSTRPEVASIQAVDEESRGCSRKAVLQALSTQPSRLTSIILAEDIVTGQVLRCDAIVDIISDILIVSTTRELHLEDSPLELKIHALDSEGNTFSTLSGLVFDWTIVKDVDVNGISDSYNSLRVLKFSESTYTPPAYISEMERVGKEGDIILVSGLKTGHARLKAKIQEPLYKDVAAAEVRLLILENVMLSPAHDVYLLAGTSIRYRVLKIRQGTITELSMPCDQYELHLENSVAGPNENPDVPVASLDQSTSTVTAVQLGHINVVLDHKSLRMQGVSRLPNSTLFVVEPGYLAFKIHPGESWVLETGRLYDITIEVFDKSGRKIYLSDNVRIDTGFPSEYFELQESSQNGSYHRVKALKAGLTLIDASLSAVVDDSGKIHTLSSPVHNEQDVEIYNPIVLSPSILTFPWQPKIGAYQYKIKATGGSGNFSWSSSNTAVATVTVKGVMTTNSDIGVSVVYAHDLRNPLHFGQMKVFVVEPVAMDFAPCPVEARVGLVLDLPLRIFGQMEEVENNRAMLSDCSQFDLQFEEENRGVFQLLDERLAPGPDHCSGVKAKALASGYTVLTVSYTHGNLHLSAKITIAAYLPLKAVDPVSVAVVTLGSSKDMLFEGGPRPWVLEPSKFFCNLKAEDEASVSLSLTSPSSHSFNQHWVRATCRVLGEQVLEVMVGNEASVTNPFPAVELAVVKFVCAPPSRLTLVPVYTNPQLDLTCPLLQQNKQVVPVSNYRNPILELAAFDQQGRKFDNFSSLSILWESSLVSVASIEPTMPMELLLFKDGNKQMKLHGHQTILVHHQTGIAAITATALGYQVSHLAAAKVPSLYDPLIPVSATLELLLVEDVKISPNILTIYNHPDVQANLGLQEGSGYFFVNTSFKGIVDVLFQEAQSTVQVSPTHPGNVKVMVHDLCLAFQAPATAMVHVSNILEVSIRVVDKVEIGKSVRAYVRVLDSNKKPFPASYFEYMNLKLKAASAILSLVPLAESTEHDTAVYLVKGVFIGQTSVSAVVVDKDGRKVNSLPQPIEVFPPFKLIPRKMTLLIGAMMQITSEGGPQPQSNILFSISNAKAASVSGMGHVTGVSVGNVTVTGLVQAVDAETGKLVVVSQDQVEVEVVQLVAIRIRAPITRMKTGTQMPVYVMGLTTNQTPFSFGNTVPHLTFHWSTTKRDILDVQPRHTEANVELQSEHNFGMSVTARTRGRTGLKVVLRVTDHKAGQLMGNQQELSDEIQIQVYDKLYMLNPEINAEEILMAPNSALKLQTNRDGVGAVSYRMLECPEQIVIAQVDDKGLLSSASLTGISSLLVTSQETFGVNQTLVLAVKVLPVSYVRFSASPVLYTHTRESLKAFPLGLALTFTVHFHASTGEILHSSNSHLTFSTNRDDLVQVGVGPGNDTLTVRTINVGLTLLAVQESGNVGVLDYVPIPVERAIHPQEAQSLVVGDVVCFSVQLTNPDGGFGSWRSSAPGVLQVDPKSGAAVARDSGTVTLYYEIPGILKTYTEVVVEAAPRATAMAQPTPVRNGKETKVLLTTRERGTNLIGTCSPAQTEAISQLHPETSLSCHLSFTSDAIDFAANDVFKTHTGFDTSIGLYTCSITLQPMTDQQTRVLSMSMTNLLVKAVLEDTVSSGEQVGAVLPLEPGLYSDQTELLLSSLHPLAELTIYGPDVALSNLEVVSTSSNVAIVEKEVHRGFPSFCKYTVSAVDPQAALTASVSISSPSYGQTLVIPVTLIHVADPSAAAQAAAVPVVGMEGGHSLYSFINSYQMMFFTLFALLASTAIIIIVLHNVFSPKEQSYPAFTTRTPKMTSSFDSPDRNSFHHRMPLTDPKSSPTLRLYSPDYRS; encoded by the exons ATGGCAGCTTCAAAGTTATTAGTGTTGCTGCTATTAATAAGCGGCCTAGGAGTCGAAGGTTCCTCGAAATTAAATATTCCCAAAGTGTTGTTGCCCCTGGCCAGAAGCACGAAAATTAACTTCACGTTGGAGACCACTGAAGGCTGCTACAGATG GTCTTCCACCAGACCAGAAGTAGCAAGCATCCAGGCTGTGGACGAGGAGAGCAGGGGCTGTTCCCGTAAagctgttctccaggctctctcCACACAGCCTTCCAGACTGACCAGTATCATTTTGGCAGAAGATATTG TCACTGGACAGGTGTTGCGTTGCGATGCCATTGTCGACATCATCAGTGACATCCTGATTGTGTCGACCACCAGAGAGCTACATCTCGAGGACTCGCCGCTGGAACTCAAAATTCATGCACTGGAttctgaag GAAACACCTTCAGCACCCTTTCAGGTCTGGTCTTTGACTGGACCATCGTGAAAGATGTAGATGTGAATGGAATCTCTGACTCCTACAATTCCTTACG gGTACTGAAATTCTCCGAGTCAACGTACACGCCACCAGCGTATATTTCCGAGATGGAGCGAGTTGGGAAAGAGGGAGATATTATTTTGGTGTCAGGACTGAAAACGGGACATGCCAGGCTGAAGGCCAAAATACAAGAGCCGTTGTATAAG gatgtggcagcagcagaagtgagGCTGCTGATTTTAGAGAACGTCATGCTGAGTCCCGCTCATGACGTCTACCTGCTGGCTGGAACCTCCATCCGCTACAGGGTCCTGAAGATAAGACAGGGAACCATCACAG AGCTCTCTATGCCTTGTGATCAGTATGAACTGCACCTTGAGAACAGTGTGGCTGGTCCAAATGAAAACCCAGACGTTCCTGTGGCCAGTCTGGACCAGAGCACCTCCACAGTCACAGCGGTGCAGCTGGGACACATCAATGTGGTGTTGGATCACAAGA GTCTTCGAATGCAAGGAGTGTCCCGATTACCCAACAGCACCCTGTTTGTTGTTGAACCAGGATATTTGG CTTTTAAAATTCATCCTGGAGAAAGCTGGGTTCTGGAAACGGGAAGACTATATGATATCACTATTGAAGTTTTTGATAAATCTGGCAGGAAGATTTACCTCTCTGAT aacGTCCGTATTGATACTGGTTTCCCTTCGGAGTACTTTGAGCTCCAGGAGTCTTCTCAGAATGGATCATATCACCGAGTCAAGGCGTTAAAGGCTGGCCTCACTCTCATCGATGCTTCCTTAAgtgctgttgttgatgat tCTGGAAAGATCCACACACTTTCCAGCCCGGTCCACAATGAACAGGATGTTGAAATCTATAATCCTATAGTCCTCAGCCCAAGTATTCTCACATTTCCATGGCAACCCAAGATTGGAGCGTATCAGTACAAAATAAAG GCAACAGGGGGGAGTGGAAATTTCAGTTGGTCGTCTTCTAACACGGCTGTCGCCACGGTGACGGTGAAAGGAGTGATGACAACAAACAGCGACATCGGCGTCAGCGTGGTTTACGCCCATGATTTGCGAAACCCGCTCCATTTCGGGCAGATGAAG GTGTTTGTTGTCGAGCCTGTGGCCATGGACTTTGCTCCCTGCCCAGTTGAAGCCAGGGTTGGCTTGGTCCTAGATTTGCCCCTCCGGATCTTTGGCCAGATGGAAGAAGTGGAGAATAATCGGGCCATGCTGAGCGACTGCTCGCAGTTCGATCTGCAGTTTGAGGAGGAGAACCGGGGCGTCTTCCAGCTACTGGATG AGAGGCTGGCTCCAGGTCCGGACCACTGCAGCGGTGTCAAAGCCAAGGCCCTGGCCTCTGGCTACACCGTGCTCACCGTCAGTTACACCCACGGCAACCTTCACCTCAGCGCCAAGATCACCATCGCTGCCTATCTTCCTCTCAAA GCTGTGGACCCTGTGTCTGTGGCTGTGGTGACTCTGGGATCATCCAAAGACATGTTATTTGAGGGGGGGCCCCGACCCTGGGTTCTGGAGCCCTCAAAGTTCTTCTGCAACCTTAAAGCTGAGGATGAGGCCAGCGTGAGCCTTTCCCTCACAAGCCCCTCATCTCACAGCTTCAACCAGCACTGGGTCAGAGCGACCTGCAGAGTGCTTGGAGAGCAG gtgctggaggtgatggtgggAAACGAGGCCAGTGTCACGAATCCTTTTCCTGCTGTGGAGTTGGCGGTGGTCAAATTTGTCTGTGCCCCCCCATCACGCCTCACCTTGGTCCCAGTGTACACCAACCCACAGCTGGACCTCACCTGCCCTCtactgcagcagaacaaacaagTG GTACCGGTGTCAAACTACCGTAACCCCATCCTGGAATTGGCTGCATTTGATCAACAAGGAAGGAAATTTGACAACTTCAGCTCTCTGAGCATCTTGTGGGAGTCGAGCCTGGTGTCCGTGGCGAGTATTGAGCCTACGATGCCCATGGAGCTTCTGTTGTTCAAGGATGGGaacaaacaaatgaaacttCATG GTCATCAGACGATTCTTGTCCATCATCAGACTGGCATTGCTGCCATCACAGCGACAGCTCTGGGTTACCAGGTTTCCCACCTTGCAGCTGCCAAGGTTCCCAGTCTA TATGACCCCCTGATTCCCGTCTCAGCCACTCTGGAGCTGCTTTTAGTGGAAGATGTGAAAATCTCTCCTAACATTCTAACCATATACAACCACCCAGACGTGCAG GCAAACTTAGGCCTGCAAGAAGGTTCTGGTTATTTCTTTGTCAACACCAGCTTTAAAGGGATAGTTGATGTGTTGTTCCAGGAAGCCCAAAGTACAGTTCAA GTTTCTCCTACCCACCCAGGGAACGTCAAGGTGATGGTTCATGACCTTTGTCTGGCATTTCAAGCACCTGCCACAGCCATGGTCCACGTTTCCAACATCCTGGAGGTTTCTATTCGAGTGGTCGACAAG GTGGAGATCGGAAAATCTGTGAGGGCTTACGTCAGGGTGTTGGACTCAAATAAGAAACCTTTCCCAGCCAGCTATTTTGAATACATGAATCTCAAACTCAAGGCAGCTTCTGCTATACTCTCTCTGGT ACCGTTAGCGGAGTCTACAGAACACGATACCGCTGTTTATCTGGTAAAAGGAGTTTTCATTGGTCAGACGAGTGTGTCAGCCGTTGTTGTGgacaaagatggcagaaaagTGAATTCCTTACCTCAGCCAATCGAG GTATTTCCGCCCTTCAAGCTCATCCCCAGGAAAATGACCCTGTTGATTGGAGCGATGATGCAG ATCACATCTGAGGGCGGTCCTCAGCCTCAGTCCAATATCCTGTTCTCTATTTCCAATGCCAAAGCTGCTTCCGTCAGTGGCATGGGCCACGTTACCGGTGTTAGTGTTGGCAATGTCACTGTGACCGGACTTGTCCAGGCTGTTGATGCTGAAACTGGGAAGCTCGTTGTTGTGTCCCAG GATCAGGTTGAGGTGGAGGTTGTGCAACTGGTGGCCATTCGAATCAGAGCACCCATCACACGGATGAAGACTGGAACGCAG ATGCCTGTCTATGTAATGGGTCTGACCACTAATCAGACCCCCTTTTCCTTCGGTAACACTGTCCCACATCTGACCTTCCACTGGTCCACCACCAAAAGAGACATTCTGGATGTTCAGCCAAGACATACTGAG GCTAATGTGGAGCTCCAGTCAGAGCATAATTTTGGAATGAGTGTGACTGCGAGGACAAGAGGGCGAACTGGGCTCAAAGTAGTGCTCAGAGTCACTGACCATAAAGCTGGACAGCTAATGGGGAATCAACAAGAACTCTCAGATGAAATCCAGATCCAG GTCTACGACAAGCTGTACATGCTTAATCCTGAAATCAATGCTGAGGAGATACTGATGGCTCCAAACTCAGCCCTCAAACTTCAAACAAACAG AgatggtgttggtgcagtctcTTACCGGATGCTGGAATGCCCTGAGCAGATTGTTATCGCTCAAGTGGATGATAAGGGATTGctctcttctgcctctctcactggcatttcctctctgctggtCACCTCGCAAGAGACCTTTGGTGTCAATCAGACTCTTGTCCTCGCTGTGAAG GTGTTGCCGGTGTCTTATGTTCGCTTCAGTGCCAGCCCTGttctctacacacacaccagagagagCCTGAAAGCCTTTCCTCTGGGCTTGGCTCTCACCTTCACAGTCCACTTTCATGCCAGCACTGGAGAGATTCTGCACAGTTCCAACTCCCACCTAACATTTTCCACAAACAG aGATGATCTGGTGCAGGTCGGGGTCGGACCCGGTAACGACACGCTGACCGTGAGGACCATCAACGTGGGGCTGACTCTTCTCGCTGTGCAAGAGAGTGGAAATGTCGGCGTTTTGGACTATGTTCCAATACCTGTGGAGCGTGCTATCCATCCACAGGAGGCCCAGAGCCTGGTGGTCGGGGACGTGGTCTGTTTCAGTGTGCAGTTAACCAACCCAGATG GTGGATTCGGGTCTTGGCGCTCCTCAGCTCCGggtgtcctgcaggtggacCCCAAAAGTGGCGCAGCAGTAGCCAGAGACTCTGGGACGGTTACTCTCTACTACGAGATACCCGGAATTTTGAAAACGTACACAGAG GTGGTTGTAGAAGCAGCTCCAAGGGCGACAGCGATGGCTCAGCCAACACCAGTGAGGAATGGCAAAGAAACCAAGGTCCTGCTCACcaccagagagagaggaaccAATCTGATTG GAACCTGCTCTCCTGCCCAGACTGAAGCCATTTCTCAGCTGCACCCAGAAACCTCTCTCAGCTGCCACCTCAGCTTCACGAGTGATGCTATCGACTTTGCTGCTAATGATGTCTTCAAAACACACACCGGCTTTGACACCAGCATCG GCCTCTACACCTGTTCTATCACTTTGCAGCCGATGACTGACCAACAAACCCGGGTGCTCAGCATGTCCATGACCAACCTGCTGGTGAAggcagtcctggaggacacTGTCTCCTCTGGGGAGCAAGTCGGCGCCGTCCTGCCCTTAGAGCCAGGCCTATACTCCGACCAGACCGAGCTGCTGCTCTCAAGCCTGCATCCTTTAGCCGAACTCACCATCTATGGCCCAGATGTGGCTCTGTCCAACCTCGAG GTGGTGTCTACGTCTTCCAACGTTGCCATTGTGGAGAAGGAGGTACACCGAGGCTTCCCCAGTTTCTGCAAGTACACCGTCAGTGCCGTGGACCCCCAGGCGGCGCTCACTGCCTCTGTTTCCATAAGCAGCCCTTCATATGGCCAGACCCTTGTTATCCCAGTCACATTGATCCACGTGGCTGACCCCAGCGCCGCTGCTCAAG CAGCCGCTGTGCCTGTCGTTGGTATGGAGGGCGGCCACTCCCTGTACAGCTTCATAAACAGCTATCAGATGATGTTCTTCACCCTGTTCGCTCTTCTGGCCAGCacagccatcatcatcatcg TCCTCCACAATGTGTTCAGCCCAAAAGAACAAAGTTACCCTGCTTTCACCACGAGGACGCCGAAAATGACGTCAA GTTTTGACTCTCCAGACAGGAATTCCTTCCACCACAGAATGCCTCTGACAGACCCAAAGAGCAGCCCCACGCTGCGTCTGTACTCTCCCGACTACAGATCCTGA